A single genomic interval of Aphidius gifuensis isolate YNYX2018 linkage group LG6, ASM1490517v1, whole genome shotgun sequence harbors:
- the LOC122858791 gene encoding integrator complex subunit 1 isoform X2, translating to MERTKPGIIRGSKSKLTQPVPGDHLFVLGGSKNSRNDATDLKRPGVIHGKTGLSSSSSSSSSTTTTDRKKECGSSQSLNPPPIKKPKLSGPVSALQRAPMSSAEAWEVVACDCEPWELVPMVLEASDNDEGDKVIGIICGAIKNLKTYRWKPDPLLYHGLLVLAKMRPSIFSNDCILHALSSLLKRDQSFVYKTKNPNNLVSVLAANLLMHGYQDKKNWPDVFIKLYIEDSLGDRNWVDHDECKCFTDNIMTAFNTRHPPKSALQNDTPTTLASSSSSSVVPSRDCHSPIAMECDDDSGTSIIAGSSGAGGIDKSEYNIIPRYSNSSDSIELIMSDTIKEPMARRQQDTITKNFLKLLSTTCGLSYVRSISITKLELWLHNPKLTKPAQELLIYICYNSTTHTMRDVEVISHLAKMRFNTKILFTLYLNGIKELINLHSENLSAMMKHTIYNQLSNTRNQNNMAMLAVIFQSLPDASAKILAEIFQDLLLGNKEDYLRALRAFFRDIVRVCKHDLNLLTVARTLIADRPLIYNLINEYDYKERLFSSIIDLLCLCMLLGKPQIKDTSNLVQRGDKKDTNIINQFQTLVSTIQYETTSWLNNPQTITIYGINKITLLHALHKIMFLESSDQYYKIDNWPPESERSIYMRSVSEVPLLQSTLLRILMMGFPKENGIGHGELLEVADQLIRRAAQNATELLPTLKVDKIEMIELIFNLCVYQPPTSINIPSGYVPPTLAISNLYWKSWIIVLILAAHNPLTIGAAGWKKYPILRTLMEMCITNHFSYPPPTMALPEIIEAERAKELQIETLEKQDILEYESHLAAASTKVQISETNSLLLSQLINMDPTGIARRPPQLLLEQLQNLNITLRLGHLLCRSREPDFLLDIIQRQQQSSSQSMPWLADLVKNSEGSLNQLPVQCLCEFLLSTTAQAVDKQPRQQQLLQHLQKLLTDPNEDQKHPFEVLEYFLRRLSSQQSGSRLQAITGLKLVLDLIPLVDDTSGASASRKNDNKNDVNNDEDDDDDDDDNNKDNKLNINSNIESEIWLNKKLPSIPHFTTIKSLVSAALRNACQVENNPELVRSYISYLSVHTKNDDLSELTDLVNEISQLVVERSTITAALLPEPENDCLQTRTTLQYLKQIFCNYLIKARLPRGEGYTWSESQDQILVQWETGEECTMHILVVHAMIILLTYDVTDDDDNGLSNDLLEIWFPENNEPPKAFLVDTSEEALLIPDWLKLRMIRSNVPRLVDAALRDLKSQQLVLFIQSFGIPVTSMTKLLQTLDHAVHVDRPSVDGAVLDKTYMAQLVEVQHRRGATGGLIFVRELELLEPPLPDILQIKSEKLQQPIPQSAMIKKQSVIQCSIKTDIPHLINRLFIENVTSIQKTEAFKRLHKTLAKDLKKLDNINCAVYLTIQHICTILSSMQVKQFLSSIINLPQYSCTLMRIILHPIKLITSTTNNNNSKNNDNNKYKQIIDLARSMCHNLIILIGDIKAPVLSIIHDFMNIFIIKKNNSNNNINNNNSNNNNITLLYNNKNNNSNTNDPGMILENTDSINLENIGRKLLDTCLKEQKNDILVESMVKLLVSDSNDDLVKPRTGLLIDWLASVEPELIGICPNLQMKLLFGKTMINIKINDKLIKTHECRPYLLTLLTHRASWTTLYKCVLHLLLKYDDNYDPTAVLDFLWALTCNPKLWQGRDKFTPKHYLPENILLLSESQILTVMNYLVAEAVIIYETKGNNFALRQMEQRLDLIQHCIGNDELIISKVVKYLADIMMINKFNSNNNIDDNKLINIKANMAHNYLLHMYMKIPKVICYLTQLQSRKFLSNANINNWNNSVLDCLSHALLTGLAAIPRQKAWSIKSQDFEICARKLAAVHPILVLRQLSMLPLSLIGRCHFNYNEFKSGNHFNVFTQTMGLLEILQPHIFNDEYRKAFENTLDHYLQCFCQYGRVKENNQFLTLINRFVTLLQSYVLHNAQYAFKYLHKNIHSLIDIQKFFSKVTSLRNLISSIPGPKEGTNGENIFLIGQQKIITNESKYPQHWPNLIASLGKLQGEDVYLTLQEIDNLSSRKPNVLESVIDYITDLLISPQGNIRLLAHSLIARAIKYKPVPNLNILAAYQRCLDSQRSDVLMTALDKLPDVIACMQEYALPLLQKIFELGVNSNVNTIPCIHKSLAILNTQRGC from the exons atggagCGAACAAAACCAGGAATAATACGTGGATCTAAAAGTAAATTAACTCAACCAGTTCCTGGTGATCATTTATTTGTACTTGGTGgatcaaaaaattcaagaaatgaTGCTACAGATTTAAAACGTCCTGGTGTTATTCATGGAAAAACTggtttatcatcatcttcatcatcatcatcatcaacaacaacaacag atagaaaaaaagaatgtGGTTCATCACAATCATTAAATCCTCCACctataaaaaaaccaaaattatcTGGTCCAGTAAGTGCACTACAACGAGCACCAATGTCAAGTGCTGAAGCATGGGAAGTTGTTGCATGTGATTGTGAACCATGGGAACTTGTACCAATGGTACTTGAAGCTAGTGATAATGATGAAGGTGATAAAGTTATTGGTATTATTTGTGgtgcaataaaaaatttaaaaacttatcGTTGGAAACCAGATCCATTATTATATCATGGTCTTTTGGTACTTGCTAAAATGCGtccatcaatattttcaaatgattgtATACTTCATGCATTATCATCGCTATTAAAACGTGATCAatcatttgtatataaaactaaaaatccaAATAATCTTGTATCAGTACTTGctgcaaatttattaatgcatGGTTatcaggataaaaaaaattggcctgatgtatttattaaattatatattgaagaTTCACTTGGTGATAGAAATTGGGTTGATCATGATGAATGTAAATGTTTTACTGATAATATTATGACAGCATTTAATACAAGACATCCACCAAAATCAGCATTACAAAATGATACACCAACAACATTagcatcttcatcatcatcatcagttgtACCATCACGTGATTGTCATAGTCCAATTGCAATGGAATGTGATGATGATTCTGGTACATCAATTATAGCTGGTTCAAGTGGTGCTGGTGGTATTGATAAAtctgaatataatattattccaaGATATTCAAATAGTAGTGATAgcattgaattaataatgagTGATACAATTAAAGAACCAATGGCTCGTCGTCAACAAGATacaataactaaaaattttttaaaattattatcaacaacatgTGGTTTATCGTATGTACGTAGTAtttcaataacaaaattagaaTTATGGCTACATAATCCAAAGCTAACAAAACCAGCAcaagaattattaatatatatttgttataattcaaCAACTCATACAATGCGTGATGTTGAAGTTATATCACATTTAGCTAAAATGcgttttaatacaaaaatattatttacattatatttaaatggtattaaagaattaataaatttacattcagAAAATTTATCAGCAATGATGAaacatacaatatataatcaattatcaaatacaagaaatcaaaataatatggCAATGTTAGCTGTTATATTTCAATCATTACCAGATGCATCAGCTAAAATACTTGCTGAAATATTTCAAGATTTATTATTAGGCAACAAAGAAGATTATTTACGTGCATTAAGAGCATTTTTTCGTGATATTGTACGTGTTTGTAAGCatgatttgaatttattaacagTTGCTAGAACATTAATTGCTGATAGACcattaatatacaatttaataaatgagtaTGATTATAAAGAacgtttattttcatcaataattgatttattatgtttatgtaTGCTTCTTGGTAAACCACAAATAAAAGATACATCAAATCTTGTACAACGTGGTGATAAAAAAgacacaaatattattaatcaatttcaaACACTTGTATCAACAATACAATATGAAACAACATCATGGCTTAATAATCcacaaacaataacaatatatggaataaataaaataacattactCCATgcattacataaaataatgtttCTTGAATCATCtgatcaatattataaaattgataattggcCACCAGAAAGTGAACGTAGTATTTATATGCGTAGTGTATCTGAAGTACCATTATTACAAAGTACATTATTGCGTATATTAATGATGGGATTTCCAAAAGAAAATGGTATTGGACATGGTGAATTATTAGAAGTTGCTGATCAATTAATACGTAGAGCAGCACAAAATGCAACAGAGCTATTGCCAACattaaaagttgataaaattgaaatgattgaattgatatttaatttatgtgtTTATCAACCAccaacatcaataaatataccaTCTGGTTATGTACCACCAACACTtgcaatatcaaatttatattggaAAAGTTGGATTATTGTATTGATACTTGCTGCACATAATCCACTGACAATTGGTGCTGCTGGatggaaaaaatatccaaTATTACGTACACTTATGGAAATGTGTATAACAAATCATTTTTCATATCCACCACCAACAATGGCATTACCAGAAATAATTGAAGCTGAAAGAGCAAAAGAATTACAAATTGAAACATTAGAAAAACAAGATATTCTTGAATATGAAAGTCATTTAGCAGCAGCATCAACAAAAGTACAAATATCAGAAAcaaatagtttattattaagtcaattaataaatatggaTCCAACTGGTATTGCAAGACGTCCACCACAATTATTACTTgaacaattacaaaatttaaatataacactTAGACTTGGTCATTTATTATGTCGTTCACGTGAAccagattttttacttgatattATACAACGTCAACAACAAAGTTCATCACAAAGTATGCCATGGTTAGCTGatttagttaaaaattcaGAAGGTTCATTAAATCAATTACCAGTACAATGtttatgtgaatttttattatcaacaacagcaCAAGCTGTTGATAAACAACCAAGACAACAACAACTATTAcaacatttacaaaaattattaactgatCCAAATGAAGATCAAAAACATCCATTTGAAGtattggaatattttttacgTAGATTAAGTTCACAACAAAGTGGTAGTCGTTTACAAGCAATAACAGGTTTAAAATTAGTACTTGATTTAATACCACTTGTAGATGATACTAGTGGTGCTAGTGCTAGtcgtaaaaatgataataaaaatgatgttaataatgatgaggatgatgacgatgatgatgatgataataataaagataataaattaaatattaatagtaatattgAATCGGAAATatggttaaataaaaaattaccatcaATACCACattttacaacaattaaatcattagTATCAGCAGCACTTAGAAATGCATGTCAAGTTGAAAATAATCCAGAGTTAGTACGTTCatatatatcatatttatctgtacatacaaaaaatgatgatttatctGAGTTAACTGATCTTGTTAATGAAATAAGTCAACTTGTTGTTGAACGTAGTACAATAACAGCAGCATTATTACCAGAACCAGAAAATGATTGTTTACAAACACGTACAacattacaatatttaaaacaaattttttgtaattatttaataaaagcaCGTTTACCACGTGGTGAAGGTTATACATGGTCAGAAAGTCAAGATCAAATATTGGTACAATGGGAAACTGGTGAAGAATGTACAATGCATATACTTGTTGTACATGCTATGATTATATTGCTAACATATGATGTtacagatgatgatgataatggtttatcaaatgatttattagaaatatGGTTTCCAGAAAATAATGAACCACCAAAAGCATTTTTAGTTGATACATCTGAAGAAGCATTATTAATACCAGATTGGCTTAAATTACGTATGATTAGAAGTAATGTACCACGTCTTGTTGATGCTGCATTACGTGATTTAAAATCACAACAATTAGTTCTATTTATACAATCATTTGGTATACCAGTAACATCAAtgacaaaattattacaaacacTTGATCATGCTGTACATGTTGATCGTCCATCAGTTGATGGTGCTGTACTTGATAAAACATATATGGCACAATTAGTTGAAGTACAACATCGTAGAGGTGCTACTGGTGGTTTAATATTTGTACGTGAATTAGAATTATTAGAACCACCATTACCAGatatattacaaattaaaagtgaaaaattacaacaacCAATACCACAATCAGCaatgattaaaaaacaatcagtTATACAATGTTCAATTAAAACAGATATACCACATCTTATTAatcgtttatttattgaaaatgttACATCAATACAAAAAACAGAAGCATTTAAAAGACTACATAAAACATTAgctaaagatttaaaaaaattagataatattaattgtgctgtttatttaacaatacaaCATATTTgtacaatattatcatcaatgcaagttaaacaatttttatcatcaattattaatttaccacAATATTCATGTACACTTATGAGAATAATATTACatccaataaaattaataacatctaccaccaacaacaacaacagtaaaaacaatgataataataaatataaacaaattattgatttagCACGTTCAATGtgtcataatttaataatattaattggtgATATTAAAGCACcagtattatcaataattcatgattttatgaatatatttattatcaaaaaaaataacagtaataataatattaataataataatagtaataataataatattacattattatataataataaaaataataatagtaatacaaATGATCCTGGTATGATACTTGAAAATAcagattcaataaatttagaaaatattggAAGAAAATTATTGGATACATgtttaaaagaacaaaaaaatgatatattagtTGAATCAATGGTTAAATTATTAGTATCAGATAGTAATGATGATTTAGTTAAACCAAGAACtggtttattaattgattggtTAGCATCAGTTGAACCAGAGTTAATTGGTATATGTccaaatttacaaatgaagttattatttggtaaaacaatgattaatattaaaattaatgataaattaattaaaacacatGAATGTCGTccatatttattaacattattaacaCATCGTGCTAGTTGGACAACATTATATAAATGTGtgttacatttattattaaaatatgatgataattatgatcCAACAGCtgtattagattttttatgGGCATTAACATGTAATCCAAAACTTTGGCAAGGTAGAGATAAATTTACACCAAAACATTATTTaccagaaaatatattattattaagtgaATCACAAATATTAACTGTTATGAATTATTTAGTTGCTGAAGctgtaataatatatgaaacaaAAGGTAATAATTTTGCTCTAAGACAAATGGAACAAAGATTAGATTTAATACAACATTGTATTGgtaatgatgaattaataatatcaaaagttGTTAAATATCTTGCTGATATTatgatgattaataaatttaatagtaataataatattgatgataataaattaataaatataaaagctaATATGGCACATAATTATTTGCtacatatgtatatgaaaattcCAAAAGTCATATGTTATTTAACACAATTACAATCacgtaaatttttatcaaatgcaaatattaataattggaaTAATTCTGTACTTGATTGTTTGAGTCATGCATTGTTGACTGGTCTTGCTGCAATACCACGACAAAAAGCATGGTCAATTAAATCACAAGATTTTGAAATATGTGCTAGAAAATTAGCAGCAGTACATCCAATTTTAGTATTACGACAATTATCAATGTTACCATTATCATTAATTGGTAGatgtcattttaattataatgaatttaaatctGGTAATCattttaatgtatttacaCAAACAATGGgtttacttgaaattttacaaccacatatatttaatgatgaatatCGTAAAGCATTTGAAAATACATTGGATCATTATTTACAATGTTTTTGTCAATATGGACgtgttaaagaaaataatcaatttttaacacTTATCAATAGATTTGTAACATTATTACAATCATATGTATTACATAATGCACAATATGCATTTAAATatcttcataaaaatatacattcacTTATTGATATACAAAAATTCTTCTCAAAAGTAACATCATTacgtaatttaatttcaagtataCCAGGACCAAAAGAAGGTACAAAtggtgaaaatatatttttaattggacaacaaaaaattataacaaatgaaTCAAAATATCCACAACATTGGCCAAATTTAATAGCATCACTTGGTAAATTACAAGGAGAAGATGTATATTTAACACTACaagaaattgataatttatcatcaagaaaACCAAATGTTTTAGAATCTGTTATTGATTATATAACTGATTTGCTAATATCACCACAAGGTAATATTAGATTACTTGCTCATTCATTAATTGCAAGagcaattaaatataaaccagtaccaaatttaaatatactagCAGCTTATCAACGATGTCTTGATAGTCAAAGATCAGATGTATTGATGACTGCATTGGATAAATTACCAGATGTTATAGCATGCATGCAag aatATGCATTACcattattgcaaaaaatatttgaacttGGTGTTAATTCAAATGTCAATACTATTCCTTGTATCCACAAAAGTcttgcaattttaaatacacaaagaggatgttaa